One Roseimaritima multifibrata DNA window includes the following coding sequences:
- the carB gene encoding carbamoyl-phosphate synthase large subunit: protein MPRRDDIKKILLIGSGPIVIGQACEFDYSGTQACKALREEGYEVVLVNSNPATIMTDPNMADATYIEPLTWQMIEKVIAKERPDALLPTLGGQTGLNAAMELEANGVLEKYGVEMIGANAAVIAKAEERDQFKKAMEKIGLDVCTGATVHNLEEARKILDEIGLPCVVRPSFTMGGSGSAIAYNRGDFDALVQNGLDQSPVTEVLVEESIIGWKEYEMEVMRDVDDNVVIICCIENFDAMGVHTGDSITVAPAQTLTDKEYQRMRDASLAVIREIGVETGGSNIQFAVHPDTGRMIVIEMNPRVSRSSALASKATGFPIAKIAAKLAVGYRLWELPNDITQKTQACFEPSIDYVVTKIPRFAFEKFPEADATLTTQMKSVGETMAIGRSFKESLQKALRGLEVGAFGLGCDGKDLWGTEAQPDAEEIRARLSVPGDGRIFYIRYAMKSGMSNHEIHEITHVDPWFLDQLSQIVEHEEELRKIGSLEEVSPEQMRETKRTGFSDRQLAHLFEKTEMQVRQYRKDQGVTPVYKSVDTCAAEFEAYTPYYYSTYETEDELPAPSGKPRVMILGGGPNRIGQGIEFDYCCCHASFALRETGCESVMVNSNPETVSTDYDTSDMLFFEPLTIEDVLNIQDAINPQGVIAQFGGQTPLNLARGLVDAGAPLIGTSVDTIEAAEDRELFQRLINELGLKQPPSGIARTMEEARRELAVIGYPALVRPSFVLGGRAMEICYDKAQFDRFVAEAFVVAEGQPVLIDRFLEDATEVDVDAIADGTDCVVMGIMEHIEAAGVHSGDSACAIPPFNLPQTVLEEIRTSTKQLAMKLKVIGLMNIQFAVKQEDGKPVVYILEVNPRASRTVPFVAKATGVAVAGLATKVMNGATLKELGITEEPIPRHVAIKEAVFPFRKFAGVDIVLGPEMRSTGEVMGVSEKFSIAFAKSQVAAGSVLPESGNIFISLAAAHKDSVVDLGTRLTQLGFKLLATAGTAARLKDAGVEVRRVKKIAEGNPNLIDYLKNGDVQLILNTPSGKGARTDEGKIRAAGVQYGVPCITTLAAADAAVNAMQALREGEMDVLSLQDRYASF, encoded by the coding sequence GTGCCCCGTCGAGACGATATCAAGAAGATTCTGCTGATCGGAAGCGGACCGATTGTTATTGGCCAAGCCTGCGAATTCGATTATTCCGGAACCCAAGCCTGTAAGGCTCTGCGGGAAGAGGGGTACGAAGTCGTTTTGGTCAACAGCAACCCGGCCACGATCATGACCGATCCGAATATGGCCGACGCAACCTATATCGAGCCATTAACTTGGCAGATGATCGAAAAGGTTATCGCGAAAGAGCGTCCCGATGCTCTGCTGCCTACCCTTGGCGGGCAGACGGGGTTGAACGCGGCAATGGAACTTGAGGCAAATGGCGTCCTTGAGAAATACGGCGTCGAGATGATCGGTGCCAACGCTGCGGTGATTGCCAAAGCCGAAGAACGCGACCAGTTCAAAAAGGCGATGGAAAAAATCGGGCTGGATGTCTGCACCGGGGCGACGGTTCATAATCTTGAAGAAGCTCGCAAAATACTGGATGAAATCGGCCTCCCTTGCGTTGTCCGCCCCAGTTTTACGATGGGCGGAAGCGGTTCGGCGATCGCCTACAATCGGGGCGATTTTGACGCGCTCGTGCAAAACGGACTGGATCAAAGCCCGGTCACCGAAGTCTTGGTCGAAGAATCGATTATCGGCTGGAAAGAATACGAGATGGAAGTGATGCGAGATGTTGATGACAATGTTGTCATCATCTGCTGCATCGAAAACTTCGACGCGATGGGCGTGCACACGGGGGATTCCATCACCGTCGCACCGGCTCAGACCTTAACGGACAAAGAATACCAGCGGATGCGTGATGCTTCGCTGGCGGTTATCCGTGAAATCGGAGTCGAAACAGGAGGATCCAATATCCAGTTTGCGGTCCATCCCGATACCGGTCGGATGATCGTGATCGAAATGAATCCTCGAGTCTCACGCTCGTCGGCACTAGCCAGTAAAGCGACCGGATTTCCCATCGCCAAGATCGCCGCCAAATTGGCCGTCGGTTACCGCCTGTGGGAACTGCCCAACGATATCACCCAGAAAACGCAAGCTTGTTTTGAACCTTCGATCGATTACGTCGTCACGAAGATTCCTCGCTTCGCTTTTGAGAAATTTCCCGAAGCCGATGCGACGCTGACGACGCAGATGAAAAGTGTCGGCGAAACGATGGCGATCGGACGCTCCTTTAAAGAGTCCCTGCAGAAGGCGCTGCGTGGTCTGGAAGTCGGTGCCTTTGGACTCGGCTGCGACGGCAAGGATCTGTGGGGAACCGAAGCACAGCCCGACGCCGAAGAAATTCGAGCTCGTCTGTCGGTACCTGGTGACGGGCGAATCTTCTACATCCGTTACGCGATGAAGTCGGGGATGAGTAACCATGAAATCCACGAAATCACCCACGTCGATCCTTGGTTCCTCGATCAACTATCGCAAATCGTCGAGCATGAAGAAGAGCTGAGAAAAATCGGATCCCTCGAGGAAGTCTCGCCGGAACAAATGCGAGAAACCAAGCGGACCGGGTTCTCCGATCGGCAGCTTGCCCACCTGTTCGAAAAAACCGAAATGCAGGTTCGGCAGTACCGCAAGGATCAAGGGGTGACGCCGGTCTATAAGAGCGTCGATACCTGTGCCGCCGAATTCGAAGCCTACACGCCTTATTACTACAGCACCTACGAAACCGAAGACGAATTGCCGGCTCCGTCAGGGAAGCCACGGGTGATGATTCTGGGTGGTGGTCCCAACCGGATCGGGCAAGGGATTGAATTTGATTACTGCTGCTGCCACGCCAGTTTTGCCCTTCGCGAAACCGGCTGTGAAAGCGTGATGGTCAACAGCAATCCCGAAACGGTCAGTACGGATTACGACACAAGTGACATGCTGTTCTTCGAACCGTTGACGATCGAAGACGTGCTGAACATTCAGGATGCGATCAATCCTCAAGGGGTGATCGCTCAGTTTGGTGGGCAAACGCCGCTGAACTTGGCTCGCGGTCTGGTCGATGCGGGGGCCCCGCTGATCGGGACTTCGGTCGATACGATTGAAGCGGCCGAGGACCGCGAACTGTTCCAACGCCTGATCAACGAATTGGGGCTGAAGCAACCGCCATCCGGGATTGCCCGAACGATGGAAGAAGCTCGACGCGAGCTGGCCGTGATCGGTTATCCCGCTCTGGTCCGCCCAAGTTTTGTCTTGGGAGGACGGGCGATGGAAATCTGTTACGACAAGGCTCAGTTTGATCGGTTTGTCGCCGAAGCCTTTGTCGTTGCCGAAGGGCAGCCGGTCTTGATCGATCGCTTCCTGGAAGATGCGACCGAAGTCGACGTCGATGCCATCGCCGATGGAACCGATTGTGTGGTCATGGGAATCATGGAACATATCGAAGCGGCCGGAGTTCACTCCGGTGACTCGGCTTGTGCGATCCCGCCATTCAATCTGCCTCAGACGGTCTTGGAAGAAATTCGCACGTCGACCAAGCAGTTGGCGATGAAGCTGAAAGTGATCGGGCTGATGAACATCCAGTTTGCTGTGAAGCAAGAGGATGGAAAGCCGGTTGTCTATATCCTGGAAGTCAATCCACGGGCCAGTCGAACCGTACCGTTTGTTGCAAAGGCAACCGGAGTCGCGGTTGCCGGGTTGGCGACTAAAGTGATGAACGGCGCAACGCTAAAAGAATTGGGGATTACGGAAGAACCGATTCCTCGGCACGTGGCGATCAAAGAAGCCGTTTTCCCGTTTCGGAAATTTGCCGGAGTCGACATCGTCCTGGGCCCCGAAATGCGGAGCACCGGCGAGGTCATGGGCGTCAGCGAAAAGTTCTCGATCGCTTTCGCGAAAAGCCAAGTCGCGGCCGGGTCGGTCTTGCCAGAATCGGGGAACATCTTCATCAGCCTGGCCGCCGCTCATAAAGATTCGGTGGTCGACTTGGGAACGCGTCTGACCCAGTTGGGGTTCAAGCTGTTGGCAACCGCCGGCACTGCGGCGCGTCTGAAAGATGCGGGGGTCGAAGTTCGCCGTGTTAAAAAGATCGCCGAAGGGAACCCGAATCTGATCGACTACCTGAAGAATGGCGATGTTCAGTTGATTTTGAACACGCCAAGCGGCAAAGGGGCACGAACGGACGAAGGAAAGATCCGAGCCGCTGGAGTCCAGTATGGCGTTCCATGCATCACCACGCTGGCGGCAGCGGACGCCGCGGTAAACGCCATGCAGGCCCTGCGAGAAGGCGAAATGGACGTCCTTTCCCTGCAAGACCGTTACGCTTCCTTCTAG
- a CDS encoding S1C family serine protease has protein sequence MKNGHQQLLQAVFNRRVLLASGFIYAGLAILTAFPAIAVAAPPAATIANLSLDTPDFESTQLDRFETQIHQTYGKVQHATVGLGSGSGVVVSPDGLVLTVAHVANHPGRRLRVTFSDGKRAWASVLGTCDELDIAVAKINGDGPWPSVAISRVDLPPVGSWLLKVGYPVSFSHGKPPAVRVGQLLRDHGDAFISDCPIMGGDSGGPIFDLEGNLVGISSRCQDKINYNVHVPLSRFYNNWEQLCSGVELTKFHDGKLFPKRPRWEEGYGQSLAAQKIPFPGEIASETYAARKPATPATTNRRRSPPLPLGRQDAIYLKGLAVAQQAAHKVTSQVLVDDVPAASGTLLWDAPISKHQSFIATKASLLGIRPQNQQISVRLPGEKKPRAATWVGDDSRTDLAILAIDYQPEWASESDSTDEVNATKTREVQPGVPVLTVTTGGKSLVGFVSATPRSFSLRQPPLVRNRAMLGVSVSGDADGVRITNLVEDSGAAKAGLEVGDIVLRLDGKAVHSADELVSVIALLGVGDTIEIHLKRDTEARQVTATLGAFTLPAGQRNQYDNWGGGPFSDRRFEIPHVLPHDTPLPPEECGSPLVDHHGQVLGVNISRALRTTSYALPIEDVWHTIERLQQL, from the coding sequence ATGAAAAACGGGCACCAACAGCTTTTGCAGGCAGTTTTTAATCGACGCGTTTTACTTGCGAGCGGTTTTATCTATGCCGGTCTCGCCATTCTAACAGCCTTCCCAGCAATCGCCGTTGCAGCTCCTCCAGCTGCCACGATTGCGAACCTCAGTCTCGATACCCCCGATTTCGAATCGACTCAGCTGGATCGATTTGAAACCCAGATCCATCAGACATACGGCAAAGTCCAACACGCCACCGTCGGCCTGGGAAGCGGTAGCGGCGTCGTCGTCAGCCCCGACGGCTTGGTGCTAACGGTCGCCCATGTCGCCAACCATCCAGGTCGCCGATTACGGGTGACCTTTTCCGATGGCAAGCGAGCTTGGGCATCGGTGCTAGGAACCTGCGATGAACTGGATATCGCGGTAGCCAAAATCAACGGAGACGGCCCCTGGCCCTCGGTCGCAATTTCCAGAGTCGACCTGCCGCCGGTCGGATCTTGGCTGCTGAAAGTTGGCTACCCCGTTTCGTTTTCGCATGGCAAACCACCGGCCGTCCGAGTTGGTCAACTGCTAAGAGACCACGGGGACGCATTCATTTCCGATTGCCCCATCATGGGAGGCGATTCGGGCGGCCCGATCTTCGACCTGGAAGGAAACTTGGTTGGGATTTCCAGCCGCTGCCAAGACAAAATCAACTACAACGTGCACGTCCCCCTGTCGAGGTTTTACAACAACTGGGAGCAACTTTGCTCAGGTGTTGAACTAACAAAATTCCACGATGGAAAATTATTTCCCAAACGTCCGCGATGGGAAGAAGGATACGGGCAATCCCTTGCGGCGCAGAAAATCCCTTTTCCAGGGGAGATCGCCAGCGAAACCTATGCGGCTAGGAAACCAGCAACCCCGGCAACCACCAATCGGCGAAGGTCTCCGCCGCTACCGCTGGGCCGCCAAGATGCGATCTATCTAAAGGGCTTGGCAGTGGCCCAGCAGGCCGCCCACAAGGTAACCAGCCAAGTCTTGGTTGACGATGTTCCAGCGGCCAGCGGGACTCTGCTGTGGGACGCTCCGATTTCCAAACACCAATCGTTCATCGCAACCAAAGCATCGCTCTTGGGAATCCGCCCACAAAACCAACAGATTTCGGTTCGCTTGCCAGGCGAAAAAAAGCCTCGAGCAGCGACCTGGGTGGGGGACGATTCGCGAACCGACCTTGCCATCTTAGCGATCGATTACCAACCGGAATGGGCAAGCGAATCGGACAGCACCGACGAGGTCAACGCGACCAAAACACGTGAGGTACAGCCAGGGGTTCCCGTCCTAACGGTGACCACCGGCGGCAAATCGCTAGTCGGTTTTGTCAGCGCGACGCCCCGCTCTTTCAGCCTGCGGCAACCGCCACTGGTCCGTAACCGAGCGATGCTGGGCGTCTCCGTCAGCGGCGACGCCGACGGAGTGCGAATCACCAACTTGGTCGAAGATTCCGGGGCGGCCAAAGCGGGCCTTGAAGTCGGAGACATCGTGCTTCGCTTAGACGGTAAAGCCGTTCACTCCGCCGACGAATTGGTTTCGGTAATCGCATTGCTGGGCGTTGGCGACACGATCGAAATCCACCTAAAACGAGACACGGAAGCTCGACAAGTCACCGCAACCTTAGGAGCATTTACGCTGCCCGCAGGCCAGCGGAACCAGTACGACAACTGGGGCGGAGGCCCCTTCAGTGATCGAAGATTCGAAATCCCACATGTCCTCCCGCATGACACGCCGCTACCGCCAGAAGAATGCGGCAGTCCCCTAGTCGACCATCACGGCCAGGTACTAGGAGTCAACATATCCCGAGCCCTGCGAACCACGTCATACGCCCTGCCAATCGAAGACGTCTGGCATACGATCGAGCGGTTACAGCAGCTTTAG
- the dapA gene encoding 4-hydroxy-tetrahydrodipicolinate synthase translates to MSSRRGSSFAGLSVAIATPFRDGKVDYERLKEQLEFQLEAGTTCIVPVGTTGESPTLTHEEHERVISETIQTVAGRAKVMAGTGSNSTAEALRLTKRAEKEGADATLQVAPYYNKPTQEGFFQHFKAVAEAVAIPVCVYNIPGRSAANIEATTIQRLADVPGIAMVKEATGKLDACSEILGTTDLTVLCGDDSLTLPMMSVGGEGVISVVGNLVPRDMLQLVQCFRAGDLAGAQQWHHKLFSLCRDMLGLATNPIPLKAAMQMVGRDSGELRLPMTPLDETELGKLRKTLQTYGLLN, encoded by the coding sequence ATGTCTTCACGCCGTGGTTCATCGTTTGCCGGACTCTCCGTCGCCATCGCTACCCCTTTCCGAGACGGAAAGGTTGACTATGAGCGACTGAAAGAGCAGCTGGAGTTTCAGCTGGAAGCGGGAACGACCTGTATTGTCCCTGTGGGAACCACAGGTGAATCGCCCACCCTTACTCATGAAGAACATGAGCGGGTCATCAGCGAAACGATCCAGACCGTCGCTGGGCGAGCAAAAGTGATGGCGGGTACGGGCAGCAATAGCACGGCCGAAGCCCTCCGGTTGACAAAAAGAGCCGAAAAAGAGGGAGCGGATGCGACACTTCAGGTAGCTCCCTACTACAACAAACCAACCCAAGAAGGGTTCTTCCAGCATTTCAAAGCGGTTGCCGAAGCGGTTGCGATTCCCGTCTGCGTCTACAACATCCCAGGACGAAGCGCCGCAAATATCGAAGCCACCACGATCCAGCGGTTGGCCGATGTCCCCGGAATTGCAATGGTCAAAGAGGCTACAGGGAAACTGGATGCTTGCTCTGAAATCCTCGGAACGACCGACCTGACCGTTCTCTGTGGCGATGATAGCCTGACCTTGCCAATGATGTCTGTCGGCGGCGAAGGGGTGATCTCGGTGGTCGGAAACCTTGTCCCACGCGATATGCTTCAGCTGGTCCAGTGCTTCCGTGCTGGCGATTTGGCCGGGGCTCAGCAATGGCACCACAAATTGTTCTCGCTCTGCCGAGACATGTTGGGATTGGCGACAAACCCGATCCCGCTGAAAGCAGCCATGCAAATGGTAGGGCGTGACAGTGGCGAACTTCGCCTTCCGATGACCCCTCTGGACGAAACAGAGCTCGGAAAACTGCGAAAAACGCTCCAGACCTACGGATTGCTGAATTAA
- a CDS encoding EF-hand domain-containing protein: MFRIQLYSFCKSVALLVLAGGLVCQQVAIAQPPGRGGDDRGRGGDRGGDRGGDRGRGGDDRGRGGDRGRGGDDRGRGGDRGRGGFDPSEFLKRLDRNGNGMIDMDEREGPAQFMLARIQRDHPQIKIDRPISIKDLSESISRGRGETSSTTEQKSALETELLVPGFGEEVMLEPIPGFGSAAALFDVTVTEEDERAAAELVRRYDRNRDGFVNSSELSSRWEGNPMDFDRNRDGKLSASELAVRNGRRREVKATEENRQTERRRDDRRRDEDEVVDIYNGAKSFRNLGYPDSGDELPDLFKERDENGDLQVLMSEFAAEWSEEKVREFYALDHNKDGAITLAEFRSEARSESMEEERGTGDESRTASSSKRSSGGSSRTSSGASSSAGAGGDDRSAKYLSYAKRIIDKNDTNKDGALQASEWKEMLIDPSPADRNKDNKITVEEYTDYLLQKK; encoded by the coding sequence ATGTTCCGCATCCAATTGTATTCCTTCTGTAAATCGGTTGCTCTGCTGGTGCTTGCTGGTGGATTAGTCTGTCAGCAGGTCGCGATTGCCCAGCCCCCAGGGCGTGGGGGCGATGATCGTGGACGTGGAGGCGATCGAGGAGGTGACCGGGGGGGCGATCGTGGACGCGGTGGCGATGACCGAGGTCGTGGCGGCGACCGCGGCCGCGGTGGTGATGACCGCGGGCGAGGAGGCGATCGAGGCCGAGGCGGTTTCGATCCGAGCGAATTCCTGAAACGGCTGGACCGCAACGGCAATGGAATGATCGATATGGATGAGCGGGAAGGACCGGCTCAATTCATGCTTGCCCGTATTCAACGCGATCACCCGCAAATCAAAATCGACCGTCCGATTTCGATCAAGGATCTTTCGGAGTCAATCTCCCGCGGTCGAGGTGAAACCAGTTCCACGACCGAGCAGAAATCGGCGCTGGAAACCGAGTTGCTTGTCCCCGGGTTTGGCGAGGAAGTCATGCTTGAACCCATTCCTGGATTTGGGTCCGCAGCTGCCCTGTTTGATGTGACGGTTACCGAAGAGGATGAACGGGCCGCAGCGGAATTGGTGCGCCGCTACGACCGCAACCGAGACGGATTTGTTAACTCCAGTGAATTGAGTAGTCGCTGGGAAGGGAATCCAATGGATTTCGATCGCAATCGCGATGGAAAACTTTCGGCGTCCGAACTGGCTGTTCGCAATGGACGACGACGCGAAGTCAAAGCAACTGAAGAGAATCGCCAAACCGAACGTCGCCGGGATGATCGCCGCCGAGACGAAGACGAAGTGGTCGATATCTACAACGGAGCCAAATCGTTCAGAAATTTAGGGTACCCCGATTCCGGTGACGAATTGCCCGACCTTTTTAAAGAACGTGACGAGAATGGTGACCTGCAAGTCTTGATGAGCGAATTTGCTGCGGAGTGGAGTGAAGAAAAGGTGCGCGAATTCTATGCCCTCGACCACAACAAAGATGGGGCCATTACATTGGCAGAATTCCGCTCTGAAGCTCGCAGCGAATCGATGGAAGAGGAACGTGGTACCGGGGACGAAAGCCGCACCGCATCTAGCAGCAAACGTTCAAGTGGGGGGAGCAGCCGGACTTCGTCGGGGGCATCGTCTAGTGCGGGTGCCGGTGGAGACGACCGGAGCGCGAAATACCTGAGCTATGCAAAACGTATCATCGACAAGAATGACACGAATAAAGATGGTGCCCTTCAAGCTTCGGAGTGGAAGGAAATGCTGATCGATCCTTCTCCCGCCGATAGGAACAAGGACAATAAAATTACGGTGGAAGAATACACCGATTACCTGCTTCAGAAGAAATGA
- a CDS encoding tRNA modification GTPase, producing MIANVLDTEETICAVASAPSGAARGIVRVSGPAALSVVAKLLVSDEPFPERMGKRIEGVFQLPAPLGDVAGAALLWPTEKSYTGQPAAELHLPGCLPLLDAAVEALVHAGARPARPGEFTLRAFLAGRLDLTQAEAVLGVIDADDQQSLQFALHQLAGGLSEPLQDIRLELLGLLSHLEAGLDFVEEDIEFISTQELVESLGSIQSRLLAVQQQMSSRVSSKDLPLIVLRGRPNVGKSRLLNALSGEEAAIVADIAGTTRDSVQVVCQLNGHTVCLTDTAGLEEGRNPIEREAQQLAAGIEQHATIRVFCSDRPETESTLLASADSIPTVWVKTKSDLGGGGTPAESGWLETSSETGSGIETLRSELAELLDQSTAGELKGIAGTAARCADSLQRGLVALDDAVTIAVGEGGQELVAAEMRFALAAIGEVTGEVYTDDILDRIFSRFCIGK from the coding sequence ATGATAGCCAACGTGCTGGATACGGAAGAAACCATCTGTGCGGTCGCTTCGGCCCCCTCTGGAGCCGCCCGCGGGATTGTCCGTGTCAGCGGACCGGCTGCCCTGTCTGTCGTTGCCAAATTACTGGTAAGCGACGAACCTTTTCCGGAACGCATGGGAAAGCGGATCGAAGGGGTTTTTCAGTTGCCGGCTCCCTTAGGGGACGTCGCAGGCGCCGCGTTGTTGTGGCCAACGGAGAAAAGCTATACAGGGCAACCGGCGGCGGAATTGCATCTGCCCGGCTGCTTGCCGTTGCTGGATGCTGCCGTGGAAGCTCTGGTGCATGCAGGCGCTCGACCCGCAAGGCCAGGGGAGTTTACACTGCGAGCCTTCTTGGCTGGTCGGCTTGATTTGACTCAGGCCGAAGCCGTGCTGGGGGTTATCGATGCCGATGATCAGCAATCGCTGCAGTTTGCGCTCCATCAGTTGGCCGGTGGGCTGTCGGAACCGCTACAGGACATCCGCCTAGAATTGCTTGGCCTACTGTCGCACCTAGAAGCTGGCCTTGATTTCGTTGAAGAGGATATCGAATTCATTTCGACCCAAGAGCTGGTTGAATCGCTCGGGAGCATTCAGTCTCGCTTGCTGGCCGTTCAGCAGCAAATGTCCAGTCGAGTCTCCTCGAAAGACCTGCCGCTGATTGTGCTCCGCGGGCGTCCCAACGTCGGGAAAAGTCGCTTGTTGAATGCACTCTCGGGGGAAGAGGCGGCCATCGTCGCGGATATCGCTGGAACGACTCGCGATTCGGTACAGGTCGTTTGTCAATTGAATGGCCATACGGTTTGCCTGACCGATACGGCTGGTCTGGAGGAAGGCCGGAATCCAATTGAACGCGAAGCCCAACAGCTGGCTGCGGGAATTGAACAGCATGCGACGATCCGTGTTTTTTGCAGTGATCGCCCGGAAACGGAATCGACGCTGCTGGCCTCGGCCGATTCCATTCCAACGGTTTGGGTAAAAACGAAATCCGATTTAGGCGGGGGGGGAACGCCTGCTGAATCAGGGTGGTTGGAAACGAGCAGCGAAACCGGAAGCGGGATCGAAACGCTTCGCTCTGAATTGGCTGAACTGTTGGATCAGTCGACCGCTGGTGAATTGAAAGGGATCGCCGGAACCGCAGCTCGGTGTGCGGATTCTTTGCAGCGTGGGCTTGTCGCTCTGGACGACGCGGTAACCATCGCGGTGGGCGAAGGAGGCCAAGAATTAGTGGCGGCCGAGATGCGATTTGCACTGGCCGCGATTGGCGAGGTTACCGGAGAGGTTTATACCGACGATATTCTTGATCGAATCTTTAGTCGGTTTTGTATCGGCAAATAG